In Candidatus Hadarchaeales archaeon, one DNA window encodes the following:
- a CDS encoding CBS domain-containing protein → MGAGRKKGNMGRVNRGILNSRVLQGLKVKEVMNRKPPTVSPDASLEELFDRLLTQTEDFLLVVDKRKRLLGVITESDVLQALHPHLPGMAVGSLWRETRKTMARSAREIMTTNPITATPEMTLQQALDLMRAHKVRRLPVVKGSKLVGQLSVKNLLEVCKFVR, encoded by the coding sequence GTGGGTGCGGGAAGAAAGAAGGGCAATATGGGAAGAGTTAACCGTGGAATTCTCAACTCTCGAGTTCTCCAGGGCCTTAAAGTGAAAGAAGTAATGAATCGAAAACCACCTACCGTTTCACCCGATGCTTCTCTTGAGGAACTTTTCGATCGCCTTCTTACCCAGACTGAGGACTTCTTACTAGTCGTGGACAAAAGGAAAAGACTCTTGGGAGTCATTACAGAGAGCGATGTACTCCAAGCCCTCCATCCACATCTTCCTGGGATGGCAGTTGGCTCCCTGTGGAGAGAAACAAGAAAAACAATGGCTAGGAGTGCGAGGGAAATTATGACCACCAATCCCATAACGGCCACTCCTGAGATGACTCTTCAGCAAGCTCTGGACTTGATGCGTGCGCACAAGGTTCGTCGCCTGCCAGTGGTCAAGGGAAGTAAACTTGTAGGGCAGCTTTCTGTGAAAAATCTTTTGGAAGTTTGCAAGTTCGTGAGGTAG
- a CDS encoding alpha/beta hydrolase, whose protein sequence is MPRIKVGDIHMYYDIRGEGFPLVLIMGFMGNADCWDPVYFIPRLSEHFKVITFDNRGAGRTDLSDKEEYTIQMMADDTAGLMDALGIEKAHVLGISMGGMIAQELAINHPKKVEKLVLASTFCGGSKAVPIPGEAAQMVTQIMELLSQKGKWDREVASKLLPFIFTEEFMRENPGIVEVAIDLILVAPTPPEGIVRQVGAILSFDACDRLPQIKVPTLILAGRKDKYIPPENAEIMAKRIPNSKLVYFEHSAHELQEEIEKVTDTVLKFLLSS, encoded by the coding sequence GTGCCTAGGATAAAGGTTGGCGATATCCACATGTATTATGACATCAGAGGAGAGGGTTTTCCTCTTGTACTCATTATGGGTTTTATGGGAAATGCCGATTGTTGGGATCCGGTTTACTTCATACCCAGGTTATCCGAGCACTTCAAAGTGATTACATTTGACAATAGAGGTGCAGGTAGAACCGATCTCTCGGATAAAGAGGAGTACACCATTCAGATGATGGCGGATGATACGGCTGGTCTCATGGATGCCCTGGGTATAGAAAAGGCCCACGTCTTGGGGATTTCCATGGGAGGGATGATCGCACAGGAGCTTGCTATCAACCATCCAAAAAAAGTGGAGAAATTGGTACTAGCATCCACCTTTTGCGGTGGATCCAAAGCGGTACCCATTCCTGGGGAGGCTGCTCAAATGGTCACCCAAATTATGGAGCTTCTCTCACAGAAAGGGAAATGGGACAGAGAAGTGGCCTCCAAGCTCCTACCTTTCATCTTTACGGAAGAATTCATGAGGGAAAATCCTGGGATCGTGGAAGTGGCTATTGATCTCATCTTGGTAGCTCCCACTCCCCCAGAAGGTATCGTGAGGCAGGTAGGCGCCATCCTTAGCTTCGACGCTTGCGACCGTCTCCCCCAGATAAAAGTTCCTACCCTCATCTTGGCGGGAAGAAAGGACAAATACATTCCGCCGGAAAATGCGGAAATTATGGCAAAACGCATTCCCAACTCCAAGCTGGTCTACTTCGAACATTCCGCCCACGAGCTTCAGGAAGAGAT
- a CDS encoding anion transporter, protein MAVFILVAIRQIGNLRFQIWQIMLFGALAVLFTGQISPIDALISIDPDVMLFLFGMFVIGGALEESGYLSHLSYRIFSKAKSVDSLILLILFGVGFLSALLMNDTLAIIGTPVVLLLARQHHLSPKLMLLTLAFAVTIGSVTSPIGNPQNLLIAVRGEIPGPFLTFSKYLLLPTLLNLFLAYLLLKSFYRKEFHSFPLSHSSGRIRNWRLARTSKTSLFLVITMVAAKVFLVSFIPSLDFRLTYIALVPALFILIVGPKRRRVLRAVDWHTLVFFASMFVLMKSVWNTGFFQNKIAETNLNLLSLPAILTISVLLSQFLSNVPLVALYLPMLKHAGASSKELVALAAGSTIAGNLSILGAASNVIIIQNAEKRGETLTFWEFVRIGVPLTLINLLIYWIFLSIL, encoded by the coding sequence GTGGCCGTCTTCATACTCGTTGCGATAAGACAGATAGGAAACCTGAGATTCCAGATTTGGCAGATCATGCTATTTGGGGCTCTAGCCGTTTTGTTCACCGGGCAGATCTCACCCATAGACGCCCTCATATCCATAGATCCCGATGTCATGCTTTTTCTCTTCGGTATGTTTGTGATAGGCGGAGCTCTTGAAGAGAGCGGATATCTCTCCCACCTCTCCTATAGAATATTCTCGAAAGCTAAATCGGTAGATTCCCTCATCCTGTTAATTTTGTTTGGTGTGGGGTTCCTTTCTGCCCTCCTCATGAACGATACTCTCGCCATTATTGGAACTCCTGTAGTCCTCCTACTGGCCCGCCAGCACCACCTTTCCCCCAAACTCATGCTCCTTACCCTCGCCTTCGCTGTCACCATAGGAAGCGTAACGAGTCCTATCGGGAACCCGCAGAATCTCCTAATAGCCGTGAGGGGCGAAATACCCGGACCTTTCCTCACCTTTTCCAAATATCTCCTTCTACCCACCCTTCTAAACTTGTTTTTGGCCTATCTCCTCCTCAAATCTTTTTACAGGAAGGAATTTCATTCTTTTCCCCTTTCCCATTCAAGTGGTCGAATAAGGAACTGGAGGCTGGCTAGGACTTCCAAAACCTCCCTCTTCCTAGTAATAACAATGGTGGCAGCGAAAGTTTTTTTAGTTTCGTTTATTCCCTCTCTCGATTTCAGACTCACATACATCGCCTTGGTTCCAGCTCTCTTTATCCTCATAGTTGGTCCGAAAAGAAGGAGGGTCCTCCGAGCAGTGGATTGGCACACGCTGGTTTTCTTTGCCTCCATGTTCGTGCTTATGAAAAGCGTTTGGAACACGGGGTTTTTCCAAAACAAAATTGCAGAAACCAACCTCAACCTTCTCTCCCTTCCAGCCATCTTAACCATAAGTGTTCTCCTCAGTCAGTTTCTTTCGAATGTTCCCCTCGTTGCGCTCTACCTTCCTATGCTGAAGCATGCCGGAGCATCCTCTAAGGAACTGGTGGCCTTAGCGGCTGGGAGCACCATTGCAGGAAATCTCTCCATTCTAGGGGCGGCTAGCAATGTTATCATCATTCAAAATGCCGAAAAGAGGGGGGAGACACTTACTTTCTGGGAGTTCGTGAGGATAGGAGTACCTCTTACTCTTATCAACTTGCTCATTTATTGGATTTTCCTCTCCATTCTCTAG
- a CDS encoding TIGR04076 family protein produces the protein MYRVILEVKEVKGFCSAGYKPGDRLVIQEPSILSKESADVCLYTIGAFLPYLTALYRDTPEEDWINSVQELQCPDVHNTVTFRVIREKL, from the coding sequence ATGTATAGGGTAATCCTAGAGGTAAAGGAAGTGAAGGGCTTCTGTTCAGCTGGATATAAGCCAGGTGATAGATTGGTTATCCAAGAACCCTCCATTCTTTCCAAGGAGAGTGCGGATGTATGCTTGTATACCATAGGAGCTTTTCTACCCTATTTGACAGCCCTTTACAGGGATACCCCAGAAGAAGATTGGATTAACTCAGTACAGGAACTTCAATGTCCCGACGTTCATAACACCGTGACCTTTAGGGTGATTAGGGAAAAACTCTAA
- a CDS encoding cation:proton antiporter → MLLYLSLCLLAAKVGGAVALRLRQPTVFGELLMGILLGPSVAGWIAKEVWGNSWCLDPQSQEGMLIHSLAEVGILTLMFLAGLSIDLDEFRKVERPAITVATLGVIVAFFFGFTLAFVYGWSWKEAAFAGGILVATSVGITVRSLLDLHRLSTRAGMVIVGAAVIDDIFGIIILSLLVGLVYGGISILGFFESLALIVAFFILVLVGGMRVGPKILDRVSHWRVEEATLSVGMALAFLIAALAETVNVAAITGAFLMGLVLSRSTAVGSLKEKVSVVGYGFLIPLFFVDTGIRTDLGALRGLGFLALLFLVISVVSKIMGCGLGGLLGGLGMKDSLRVGVGMIPRAEVALIIAAIGRRAGVVGGSLFSLTVLMVLFTTLLTPPLLKWVFSEQGGKGHLKKSSD, encoded by the coding sequence ATGCTCCTGTACCTATCCCTTTGTCTCCTCGCTGCCAAGGTTGGAGGTGCCGTGGCCCTTAGGCTTAGGCAACCCACCGTCTTTGGGGAGTTGTTAATGGGTATCCTCCTTGGACCTTCCGTGGCGGGATGGATTGCAAAGGAGGTATGGGGGAACAGCTGGTGTTTGGATCCACAAAGCCAGGAAGGGATGTTAATTCATTCTTTGGCCGAGGTGGGCATCCTCACCCTCATGTTTCTGGCAGGTCTTTCCATAGATCTTGACGAATTCAGGAAGGTGGAGAGACCTGCCATTACAGTGGCGACTTTGGGAGTAATAGTAGCCTTTTTTTTCGGCTTTACTTTAGCCTTTGTCTACGGTTGGTCTTGGAAGGAGGCAGCCTTTGCCGGCGGTATTTTGGTAGCCACTAGTGTGGGAATCACGGTGAGGTCCCTGCTCGATCTCCATCGTCTCAGCACGAGGGCTGGAATGGTAATAGTGGGGGCGGCAGTCATAGACGACATCTTCGGCATCATCATCCTCAGCCTCCTCGTGGGTCTGGTATATGGAGGTATCTCGATTCTGGGGTTCTTCGAATCCCTAGCCCTCATAGTCGCTTTCTTTATTCTAGTGTTAGTGGGGGGGATGAGGGTAGGGCCCAAGATCCTCGACCGTGTTAGTCACTGGAGGGTAGAAGAAGCCACCCTTTCCGTGGGGATGGCCTTGGCTTTTTTGATAGCGGCTTTGGCGGAGACGGTGAATGTGGCAGCTATTACTGGGGCCTTTCTTATGGGACTCGTATTGAGCCGATCCACGGCAGTTGGATCTTTAAAAGAAAAGGTATCTGTTGTTGGTTACGGTTTCCTCATTCCCCTCTTTTTCGTAGACACGGGCATAAGAACAGATTTGGGAGCCTTGAGGGGATTGGGTTTTCTGGCCCTCCTCTTCCTGGTGATTTCGGTGGTGAGTAAAATCATGGGGTGTGGATTGGGGGGTTTGTTGGGGGGATTGGGGATGAAGGACTCCCTGAGGGTAGGGGTGGGGATGATACCGAGGGCAGAAGTAGCCCTCATCATAGCAGCCATAGGAAGGAGGGCAGGAGTGGTAGGGGGAAGCCTTTTTTCCCTTACGGTTTTGATGGTTCTTTTCACCACTCTCCTTACCCCACCGCTTTTGAAATGGGTCTTCTCTGAGCAGGGTGGAAAGGGACACTTAAAGAAATCGAGTGATTGA
- a CDS encoding amidohydrolase family protein yields MIIDAHTHLWEREWLSESFWKGLASLIHHMIPSMKLEEIWENVMPTFWHAPPEELLVEMDEAGIEKAVILPLDWGLRTGEPKVSVEELNRLFAEIAKNYPDRFIAFVGVDPRRKNAVELLEKGLGKWEMRGLKLHPTSGFFPNDPICYPLYRKCEEYGAPVLIHTGTELPPLLSRFARPVYVDDVAADFPELKIIMAHMGFGWWEEAMFVAMMKPNVYMDTAAWGNYCEPSVYFYRVLRTICDMVGSDRILFGSDWPLTPKPLLSEAQWVDKFRNPPPQVKAAGIEFTSEEIEAILGRNAARVLG; encoded by the coding sequence ATGATCATAGATGCCCATACCCATCTATGGGAAAGGGAGTGGTTATCCGAAAGTTTTTGGAAGGGACTGGCCTCCCTCATTCATCACATGATACCGAGTATGAAGTTGGAAGAGATCTGGGAAAACGTTATGCCCACCTTTTGGCATGCCCCACCGGAGGAACTGCTCGTGGAAATGGATGAAGCTGGAATAGAAAAAGCCGTTATCCTTCCCTTGGATTGGGGGCTGAGAACGGGGGAACCAAAAGTTTCCGTGGAGGAACTGAACCGCCTTTTCGCGGAAATCGCCAAAAATTATCCCGACCGCTTCATTGCCTTCGTGGGGGTGGATCCTAGAAGAAAAAATGCCGTGGAACTCCTGGAGAAGGGACTGGGAAAGTGGGAGATGAGAGGGCTCAAGCTCCATCCCACTTCTGGCTTCTTTCCCAACGATCCCATTTGCTATCCCCTCTACCGAAAATGTGAGGAATATGGAGCCCCAGTACTCATCCACACGGGAACTGAACTCCCTCCCCTATTGAGCAGGTTTGCTCGTCCCGTGTATGTGGACGATGTTGCCGCAGATTTTCCGGAATTGAAAATCATCATGGCCCACATGGGATTCGGATGGTGGGAAGAAGCTATGTTCGTGGCCATGATGAAACCCAACGTTTACATGGACACGGCAGCATGGGGAAACTATTGCGAACCTTCCGTTTACTTTTATCGGGTTCTCAGGACCATTTGTGACATGGTGGGAAGTGACAGGATTCTCTTCGGTAGTGACTGGCCCTTAACTCCCAAACCTCTCTTGAGTGAAGCCCAATGGGTGGACAAATTCAGGAATCCGCCTCCACAGGTGAAAGCCGCTGGAATAGAGTTTACTTCGGAAGAAATTGAAGCTATCTTGGGAAGAAATGCTGCCAGGGTATTGGGATAA